In the Gasterosteus aculeatus chromosome X, fGasAcu3.hap1.1, whole genome shotgun sequence genome, one interval contains:
- the LOC120808772 gene encoding deoxyribodipyrimidine photo-lyase, producing the protein MPPSAGEDSKVFVRRMLVEVLAGREDPEGFFAMCVSVLGHRETSSRFLPLIQPLSTANGALHAALTSIHTDYFSKTQDDELELALSLSLVEMDDHRLSSTSQESRPQRPADGPNQPTAVSQGSSRVPRAGVIASGKKRDSPQTGASVKANSPQTNNTPERQQNDEYETEKPGASQAARVSRPVSKQDAFKESDTMMNDANLSPSEKPKRSKNRRQRRKAAGRQVVGLPRSPSAPPPVLLWFRRDLRLGDNPSLTGSLEVGAPVIPVFIWSPEEEEGPGITVAVGGACKYWLHQALSCFSASLERIGSHLVFLEANTSSLHTLKELVKETGARTVLANALYEPWLKERDDAVVSALQKDGVVCKTFHSYCLRDPYSVSTEGVGLRGIGSVSHFMTCCRQNPGSALGAPLDSPVSLPTPARWPVGVPLNTLGLARMPRRKDGTTIDWAANIRKSWDFSEEGASDRLEAFLNDGVYRYEKESGRADAPNTSCLSPYLHFGQLSPRWLLWDAKGARCRPPKFQRKLAWRDLAYWQLTMFPDLPWESLRPPYKALRWSSDGGHLKAWQRGRTGYPLVDAAMRQLWLTGWMNNYMRHVVASFLIAYLYLPWQEGYRWFQDTLVDADVAIDAMMWQNGGMCGLDHWNFVMHPVDAAMTCDPYGSYVRKWCPELADLPDDLIHKPWKCPPSMLRRAGVVFGQTYAERIVTDLEERRSRSLQDVALVRREFGQYVDKHSGCDLVPLPPRLVSQALGSAGLVAEGKQFLLPVITRMEFKHQQEDPDADAASNPYNAVLKGYVSRKRDDTVAFLNERDFTASVMHEGVQRRERLESNYRRMEGLPQPPAPRGRARRTPTAKDKFSVAPSGAVSSVR; encoded by the exons ATGCCTCCTTCGGCTGGCGAAGACAGTAAGGTCTTCGTGAGAAGGATGTTGGTGGAGGTGCTGGCGGGTCGAGAGGATCCGGAGGGGTTCTTTGCCATGTGTGTGTCGGTTCTGGGCCACCGGGAGACCAGCTCACGGTTCCTGCCCCTCATCCAGCCGCTGTCCACGGCCAACGGCGCGCTGCACGCCGCCCTCACCTCCATCCACACGGACTACTTCTCCAAG ACTCAAGATGATGAGCTGGAACTTGCACTGTCGCTGTCTCTTGTGGAAATGGACGATCACCGGCTGTCCAGCACCAGCCAAGAGTCCCGACCTCAGCGACCTGCAGACGGGCCGAATCAGCCGACCGCTGTATCTCAGGGAAGCAGCCGCGTCCCGCGAGCAGGTGTAATCGCCAGCGGGAAAAAACGTGACTCACCACAAACGGGGGCCTCGGTCAAGGCCAACTCACCACAGACAAACAACACGCCTGAGCGTCAGCAAAATGACGAATATGAAACGGAGAAACCGGGAGCGAGTCAGGCCGCGCGTGTCTCCAGGCCAGTTTCCAAACAAGACGCGTTCAAAGAAAGCGACACAATGATGAACGACGCAAATTTGAGCCCGTCAGAGAAACCGAAGCGCTCCAAGAACAGACGGCAGCGGCGTAAAGCCGCCGGCCGGCAAGTCGTAGGTTTGCCCCGTTCTCCGTCGGCGCCGCCGCCGGTTTTGCTGTGGTTCAGGAGGGACCTGCGACTCGGGGACAACCCTTCTCTCACTGGCTCGTTGGAGGTCGGTGCACCTGTCATCCCCGTCTTCATCTGGagccccgaggaggaggagggacctGGGATCACGGTGGCTGTGGGGGGAGCGT GTAAATACTGGCTTCATCAAGCGTTGTCTTGTTTCTCTGCATCTCTGGAGCGCATTGGCAGCCATCTCGTGTTTTTGGAGGCAAATACATCTTCTTTGCATACCCTTAAGGAGCTAGTGAAGGAGACTGGGGCGAGAACTGTCTTGGCCAATGCCCTGTATGAGCCTTGGCTGAAGGAGAGGGACGACGCGGTGGTGTCCGCCCTTCAGAAAGATGGTGTGGTTTGCAAGACGTTCCACTCGTACTGTCTCAGAGACCCTTACTCCGTGAGCACGGAGGGGGTCGGACTCAGAG GAATAGGTTCAGTCTCTCACTTCATGACCTGCTGTAGACAGAACCCAGGGTCTGCGTTAGGGGCCCCCCTGGACTCTCCTGTATCTCTCCCCACACCCGCCCGCTGGCCTGTGGGTGTCCCTTTGAACACGCTAGGCCTGGCGCGCATGCCCCGCAGGAAAGATGGCACAACG ATTGACTGGGCAGCTAACATCCGTAAATCTTGGGATTTCAGTGAGGAAGGCGCGTCGGACCGGCTAGAGGCCTTTCTGAATGATG GTGTTTATCGTTACGAAAAAGAGTCCGGCAGGGCAGATGCCCCAAATACCAGCTGTCTGTCCCCCTACCTTCACTTTGGTCAGCTCAGCCCACGCTGGCTATTGTGGGATGCCAAAGGGGCGCGCTGTCGACCCCCAAAGTTCCAACGCAAACTGGCGTGGAGGGATTTGGCTTACTGGCAGCTGACCATGTTTCCCGACCTCCCCTGGGAATCCCTCAGACCTCCATACAAG GCTCTGCGGTGGAGCAGTGATGGTGGCCACCTGAAGGCCTGGCAGCGAGGACGGACAGGCTACCCTCTGGTGGACGCCGCCATGAGGCAGCTGTGGCTGACGGGCTGGATGAACAACTACATGAGACACGTGGTGGCATCTTTTCTTATTGCATATCTCTACCTGCCCTGGCAAGAGGGTTACCGCTGGTTCCAG GACACCCTAGTGGATGCTGATGTTGCCATAGACGCTATGATGTGGCAGAACGGGGGCATGTGCGGTCTGGACCATTGGAACTTTGTCATGCACCCCGTTGATGCAGCGATGACCTGCGACCCCTACGGAAGCTACGTGAGGAAATGGTGTCCTGAACTTGCTGATCTGCCCGACGATCTCATTCACAAACCCTGGAAGTGTCCGCCATCCATGCTTCGACGTGCAG GTGTGGTCTTTGGCCAGACATACGCCGAGCGGATAGTCACAGAcctggaggagcggaggagtcgTTCCCTGCAAGATGTGGCTCTGGTGCGAAGAGAGTTCGGGCAGTACGTGGACAAGCACTCTGGCTGCGACTTGGTGCCTCTGCCGCCGCGCCTCGTCTCTCAGGCTCTGGGCTCAGCGGGTCTGGTAGCGGAAGGGAAGCAGTTCCTGTTGCCCGTTATCACGCGCATGGAATTCAAACACCAACAGGAAGATCCAGACGCAGACGCCGCCTCAAATCCTTACAATGCTGTTCTGAAAGGGTACGTGAGTCGCAAGCGGGACGACACGGTCGCCTTCCTTAACGAGAGAGACTTTACTGCCAGCGTGATGCACGAGGGCGTTCAGAGAAGGGAGAGGCTGGAGAGCAATTATCGCAGAATGGAGGGACTCCCTCAGCCTCCCGCGCCTCGGGGCAGAGCCAGAAGAACTCCAACCGCCAAGGACAAGTTTTCTGTGGCCCCCAGTGGGGCGGTCTCGTCAGTCAGGTGA